In Osmerus eperlanus chromosome 17, fOsmEpe2.1, whole genome shotgun sequence, a single genomic region encodes these proteins:
- the csrp2 gene encoding cysteine and glycine-rich protein 2: MPNWGGGNKCGACQGTVYHAEEVQCDGKSFHKCCFLCMVCRKGLDSTTLAIHDTEIYCKSCYGKKYGPKGYGYGQGAGTLNMDRGERLGIKPEETQTHRPTTNPNPSKFAQKFGGSEKCARCGDSVYAAEKVVGAGKPWHKNCFRCAKCGKSLESTTQTEKDGEIYCKACYAKNFGPKGFGYGQGAGALVHAQ; the protein is encoded by the exons ATGCCCAACTGGGGAGGTGGAAACAAGTGTGGCGCTTGCCAGGGCACGGTGTATCATGCTGAGGAGGTGCAGTGTGATGGCAAGAGCTTCCACAAATGCTGCTTCCTATGCA TGGTGTGCAGGAAGGGACTGGACAGCACCACGCTGGCCATCCACGACACGGAGATCTACTGCAAGTCCTGCTACGGGAAGAAGTACGGGCCCAAAGGCTACGGCTACGGCCAGGGCGCCGGAACACTCAACATGGaccgaggagagaggctggggatcAAACCAGAGGA GACCCAGACCCACAGACCCACcaccaaccccaacccctcgaAATTTGCCCAGAAGTTTGGGGGCTCAGAGAAGTGTGCGCGATGTGGGGATTCTGTTTATGCAGCGGAGAAGGTCGTAGGGGCAGGCAAG CCGTGGCACAAAAACTGTTTCCGCTGTGCCAAGTGTGGGAAGAGCCTGGAGTCCACCactcagacagagaaagacggcGAGATCTACTGCAAAG CATGCTATGCCAAGAACTTTGGACCCAAAGGATTTGGTTATGGCCAAGGGGCAGGGGCTTTGGTCCACGCCCAATGA